From one Solanum stenotomum isolate F172 chromosome 12, ASM1918654v1, whole genome shotgun sequence genomic stretch:
- the LOC125848618 gene encoding U-box domain-containing protein 40, producing the protein MGTSKQRWRISFHKSPSKQPPIPIEFVCPISGSLMADPVIVSSGHTFERHCVHACKSLSFTPVLPDGSIPDFSTVIPNLALKSTILNFCRSSFLDPPKPINFLTAENLVFTLKATRNPQNLAKDTARFNGVRVMQSETELNRVPSHISTSSEESVTPRSGPTYYSSSSASDVETLNPNSIEEDGLLVKLKSSQISEQEEAVISFRKLTRTREETRFQLCTPRILSALRVLITSRYVSVQVNSVAALVNLSLENRNKVKILRSGIVPSLIDVLKSGFQESQEHVAGALFSLALDDQNKTAIGVLGALPPLLHALRSESERTRHDSALALYHLSLVQSNRAKLVKLGAVQALLGMVKTGHMMGRILLILCNLAASSEGRAAMLDGGAVECFVCMLRKGEFDSESTRENCLAALYGLSHGGLRFKGLAKEAAAEELLIQVEEMGSERTRDKVRKILEVLRQKDEEEEEVDWEKLLNSDDDISQARISSS; encoded by the coding sequence ATGGGTACTAGCAAGCAAAGATGGAGAATTTCATTTCACAAGTCTCCATCAAAACAACCTCCTATTCCTATAGAATTTGTATGTCCTATTTCTGGTTCTCTCATGGCTGACCCTGTAATCGTTTCTTCTGGCCATACTTTTGAGCGTCATTGTGTTCATGCCTGCAAATCACTTTCTTTTACCCCTGTTCTTCCTGATGGCTCTATACCCGATTTCTCCACCGTTATCCCTAACTTGGCTCTCAAGTCTACAATCCTCAATTTTTGCCGTTCTTCTTTTCTTGACCCACCAAAACCCATCAATTTCCTCACAGCTGAAAATCTAGTTTTCACTTTGAAGGCCACCCGAAACCCCCAAAACCTCGCTAAAGATACTGCAAGATTTAATGGCGTCCGGGTTATGCAGTCGGAAACGGAGTTGAACCGGGTACCGAGTCACATATCAACGAGTTCGGAGGAATCTGTGACCCCTAGAAGTGGACCCACTTATTACTCTTCGTCGTCGGCCTCTGACGTTGAAACCCTAAACCCGAATTCCATTGAAGAAGATGGACTACTTGTGAAATTGAAGAGTTCCCAAATATCTGAACAAGAAGAAGCTGTCATCTCGTTTCGAAAATTGACCCGAACCCGTGAAGAAACCCGGTTCCAGTTATGCACTCCTCGTATACTGTCAGCTCTGCGTGTACTCATCACTTCAAGGTATGTTTCTGTACAAGTAAATTCAGTAGCGGCATTGGTAAATTTGTCGTTAGAGAATCGAAACAAGGTGAAAATTTTACGGTCTGGAATTGTTCCGTCTTTGATTGACGTGTTGAAAAGTGGATTCCAAGAATCACAGGAACATGTTGCTGGTGCACTTTTCAGTTTAGCGTTAGATGATCAGAACAAAACTGCAATTGGGGTATTAGGAGCTCTGCCTCCACTTCTTCATGCCCTTCGCTCCGAATCGGAACGAACTAGGCATGATTCGGCTCTCGCTCTATATCATCTTTCTTTAGTTCAAAGTAACAGGGCTAAATTGGTGAAACTTGGGGCGGTTCAGGCATTACTAGGCATGGTTAAAACAGGGCATATGATGGGTCGGATTCTGTTGATACTTTGTAACCTGGCAGCGAGTTCTGAAGGGAGAGCAGCAATGCTTGATGGCGGTGCAGTGGAGTGTTTTGTATGCATGTTGAGAAAGGGGGAGTTTGATTCAGAGTCGACTCGTGAGAATTGTCTTGCTGCATTGTATGGACTTAGTCATGGTGGGCTTAGGTTTAAAGGGTTGGCAAAAGAGGCTGCTGCAGAGGAGTTGTTGATACAAGTTGAGGAAATGGGAAGTGAAAGGACCAGGGACAAAGTTAGAAAGATATTGGAGGTTTTGAGGCAGAAGGatgaagaggaggaggaagttGATTGGGAGAAGTTGCTTAATTCGGATGATGATATCAGTCAGGCACGGATAAGTTCTTCATAG
- the LOC125848619 gene encoding peroxidase 63-like translates to MGLTLLLFIFFSVFLTPSLSQYHSPLNTAYYRRSCPRFEQIMQETTTNKQITSPTTAAATLRLFFHDCFVGGCDASVLVSSTPFNKAERDAEINLSLPGDGFDVVVRAKTALELACPGVVSCSDILAFAARNLVVQTGGPFYPVNLGRKDSFISKASLVEGNLPRPTMSMDQIINIFGSRGFSVQEMVALSGAHTIGFSHCKEFSSNLYNYNKTSQYDPSYNPRFAQALRNACNNFQKDPTLSVFNDVMSPNKFDNKYYQNLPKGLGLLSSDRGLFSDPRTRIHVEEYIRDQDAFFKAFASAMQKLSDHGVKIGRRGEIRHRCDAFNN, encoded by the coding sequence ATGGGTTTAACTCTTCtgctttttattttcttctctgtCTTCTTAACTCCTTCTTTATCACAGTACCATTCGCCGCTAAATACTGCTTATTACCGGAGATCATGTCCAAGATTTGAACAAATTATGCAAGAAACCACTACAAACAAACAGATCACTTCACCTACTACCGCCGCCGCCACCCTCCGCCTCTTCTTCCACGACTGCTTCGTCGGCGGCTGCGACGCCTCCGTACTCGTCTCCTCCACTCCTTTCAACAAAGCTGAACGTGACGCAGAAATCAACCTTTCACTCCCCGGCGATGGGTTCGATGTAGTCGTACGCGCCAAAACGGCGCTTGAACTTGCTTGCCCCGGTGTTGTCTCTTGCTCCGACATTCTCGCCTTCGCTGCCCGGAATCTCGTTGTTCAAACCGGAGGCCCGTTTTATCCAGTTAATTTGGGACGTAAAGattcttttatttcaaaagCTTCATTGGTTGAAGGAAATCTGCCCCGACCCACAATGTCGATGGATCAAATCATTAACATTTTCGGGTCAAGAGGGTTTTCGGTACAGGAAATGGTAGCATTATCCGGTGCTCACACAATTGGGTTTTCACATTGTAAAGAGTTCAGCTCAAATCTTTACAATTACAACAAAACTTCGCAATATGATCCTTCTTACAACCCCAGATTTGCTCAAGCTTTGAGAAATGCTTGTAATAATTTCCAAAAAGATCCAACATTGTCAGTTTTTAACGATGTAATGAGTCCGAATAAGTTCGACAACAAGTATTACCAGAACTTACCTAAGGGTTTGGGTCTGTTGTCTTCGGACCGGGGTCTGTTTTCAGATCCGAGGACAAGAATTCATGTTGAAGAGTATATTAGAGATCAAGATGCATTTTTTAAGGCGTTTGCTTCAGCAATGCAGAAGCTAAGCGATCATGGTGTTAAAATTGGGAGAAGAGGTGAGATCAGGCACAGATGTGATGCTTTCAACAATTAA